The following nucleotide sequence is from bacterium.
TGTCCGGCGTCAGCCGGGCGAAGTTGGCATCGGGGGTCGGGGTCGGCACCCAGCCGGTGTCCTCCTCGCCCACGTGCATGGTCCAGGCCATGGAGCGCCCCTGCCCCGGGCGCGGCGCGAAGGGCGCCAGGCGCAGGCGCCCCGGCGTCTTCGGCGGGTACAGGGTGGTGACCCCCGCCACCGCCCGGGCCGCGCTCGGGTCGAGGCGCAGGGTGTCCGGCAGCAGGCGCTGGGCCTCGTTGTCGCCGGGGCGCAGGTTGCCGTCGTCGTCGGCGAAGGCCCGCACCAGGTACGGGCCCCCCGGGACGGGCAGCCAGTCGAAGGTGTAGGCGCCGGTGCGATCGGTGACGGTGCGCCGCAACAGCGGCTGCTCGAAGTACTCGAGGGTGTCCGGGGGCACGGCGAAGAGCTCGAGCACGCCGTTGGAGACCGCGCTGTCGGCCATGACGAGCACGCCGGAGATGCGTCCGCCCGGGATGCTGTCGCCCGTCGCGATGGGATAGCGCCGGCTGCGCCGGTTGGCGACCTTGTGGGCGTCCTTCATGCCGCCGGCCACCTCGACCACGATCACCGTGTCGGGCGGCAGGGGCTCCTCGAGCCGGATCTCGGCCCGGGTGGCGCCGTGCCATTTCGTGGAGCGGATGCGCTGGTCCGGGAAGAAGTGCAGCCAGGTGACGGCGTCGACCCGGTCCATCTTCTCCGAGAACGTCAGGTTGAGCTCCGAGATCCCGCCCAGTCCCGTCGCCGCCGAATCGGGGATCATGAACTCGAGGTGGGGCCGGACCTTGTCCTCGGGGCCGCCCGGCGGCGGCTCGACGACGGCGCAGGCGTTCAGCAGCAGCGCCACCGCCCAGACGCCGGCCACC
It contains:
- a CDS encoding Ig-like domain-containing protein, translated to MAGVWAVALLLNACAVVEPPPGGPEDKVRPHLEFMIPDSAATGLGGISELNLTFSEKMDRVDAVTWLHFFPDQRIRSTKWHGATRAEIRLEEPLPPDTVIVVEVAGGMKDAHKVANRRSRRYPIATGDSIPGGRISGVLVMADSAVSNGVLELFAVPPDTLEYFEQPLLRRTVTDRTGAYTFDWLPVPGGPYLVRAFADDDGNLRPGDNEAQRLLPDTLRLDPSAARAVAGVTTLYPPKTPGRLRLAPFAPRPGQGRSMAWTMHVGEEDTGWVPTPTPDANFARLTPDTTSTVRDVQPGSNRLVVFVDLDADSTFSGVPAALAGVAADSAALARGDSVPTHFLEPWLMVEGITVAPGLPTDVVVPDGPYSLTPWTPPPPPALPDSLGATDSTIAGRADSLQSPPPPADEE